A region of the Drosophila ananassae strain 14024-0371.13 chromosome XL, ASM1763931v2, whole genome shotgun sequence genome:
TAATCGGAATGATTAAAATTCCAATAGAAGCGTGTTTCAGAGGGATATGTCATGTATTAAGAATTTATATATGTGAATATAACATTTACAATAGTATATATTTAATCTAGTGGCTCTAATGTCTGTTCAAGATTTAACATAGTTAATCGTAATTTATTCACTTTCCATCAcatatatttccataaaactAATCGACTTTTGACAAATTTTGGAATACAAATTATATAATCAAAAGAACACCACCAAAGGTTGGTGTTATTTATTCATATCGGACCCACCACAACTGCGTGAAAGAACATCTACAACAATAGTGGACCTCTTTAAGGGGGCagaatggtttgagacttcaaacatttatttttttcagacATTTTTTATCAAGGCGTTCGgccgactgtcgtcgcatgcagacgtgttttttattgtgctccgggaaaaaatattcaataaaatcataaaagagcagtgactggtctaagaaatctacaataacgcgaaaagacgctttttgcgatgaaatcgctaatgtttatattgattaattaattaattaattaatataaaacacaactctcaaaactcaaactaaatcaacctcgactgcaatgagctgaaacgacgttcgcacacaacgtcaacgtgagcaagacgagagacggctctcagtacaaagaaacaacgcgtacttctcttttaaagcaaccgaaaaccatgcaagctctgatcaagcgcggtcaattacccccaacttgaccgaattcttaaacgtagagagcgagagagcgcgttcctgctccccctcgataccatcgatgtctctgcagccaaagagtgcagtagctagcacctcaatttttttgacaacgtcaacagtaacaacaacaacaaccgcaactgtatcgacagcgcgtttaacgacgtcatcagctagcagcgcaaatagtaatacgtccgcgctgcccgaaaaccaaaacaaaaacaatgactatattaagccggctgtgcagactggcatggatcgctacatccaaatcaaaaggaagctgagccccctcaattccaaacgcaaaataacccgtggcaatgctagcctagcagcaaaagaaacgcccattaactcaaaccgatttaaaatcttggcagacgccgatgaggttgaggcgggcgaatccactgaagttgagaaaaggaagccaaaacctccgcctatctatatacgcgaaaaaagttccaatgttcttgtcaaaaaaattattgagcttattggtaaggataacttccacataataccccttgtaaaaggcaacattcaagaaacaaaagttcaaatgaagccTGAAGATAACttcagagtattatcaaaatatcttaccgaaaataaaaagaacttttacacgtatcagctaaaaagcagcaagggcctgcaagtcgtacttaagggcatagagcccgaagtaacgcctgcagagataaaaaaggcgctacaggagaagggttttagcgccaagacagtctttaatatccttaacagggatagaaagccgcagccactctttaaggttgagctcgaaccagaaaccaagctcctgaagaaatacgaagtgcacccaatatacaatcttcagtacctgctgcaccgcagaattacagttgaggaaccgcacaaacgcaatggcccggtacaatgtgcgaactaccaggaatatggccatacaaggtcatactgtaaactgcgcccggtgtgtgtagtttgcggagagcttcatgactccgcacactgcccagcgagctgctaattatagaggatgcccagtctataaggagctgaaaagtcgcatccaccagaaaggaatagctacccgcacccaaaatggacagttcacggcgtccagatcaaaccctgaagtcttcttctcgactgcagccagatcctcactaggacccattaactctgacaaaaatttgacatacgcaagcgccttaaaatcaggaccggcgacacctgcctcaagaagctcatttctgcaatcagcatatcaagaaccgaacacggctcagcaacatcaaccaacagagcagccaaaaagcaactttgaagctatgatatgcagcctacaacaaagcctgacggaatttatgtcgtttatgcgcacaactatgcaagatttaatgcgaaaccaaaatctattgattcaaatgctggtttcacaacaatccaaataatggcgttcctacggatatctacgtggaacgctaacggcgtttcgcaacataaacttgagttagctcaattcctactcgacaatcatatcgatgtaatgctgctttcggaaacacaccttgcaaccaaatacaattttcaactgcgaggatattcattctacggaacaaatcatccagatggtaaagcacatggtgggactggaattctaatcagatgccgcataaaacaccattatcaaaacaaatttgctaaaaactacctacaggccacatctataaatatacaactaaatactggcaaccaacttacactagccgccgtatactgcccccctcgcttcaatatagctgaagatgagtttatgcagtttttcaacacacttggagaccacttcatagcagcaggagactacaatgccaagcacacacactggggatcccgtctcgtgactccaaaagggaagcagctctataatgcaattatcaaagccaagaacaagctcgactatgtttcttccggcacaccaacatactggccggcagacccaaggaaactaccagatttaatagactttgcgattaccaaaaacatccctaaaaatctgataagcgccaattgcctttcggatctttcatctgatcactcgcctgtcctgtttattctactgcgacatccaggaacattggaacaaccattaaaattgacctcacagaaaaccaattgggttaagtacagaaaatatatcagctcacacattgagctaagtcctcttgagtctgtactcgtctctgcagctcgagcctcaacatcgcaaactataaatacacaaagcaataaaaagacaaatctacaaatcgaacagctcgttctcgaaaagcggcgtttacgtcgcgagtggcaactccacagatcgccatctgctaagcaaagctttagacatgcctcatgtcaacttactaaagccctacagcaagaagaagattatgtccaccgccgctatatagagcaattgtcaacttctagtacaaaacactcactatggagagctcacccaactctaagctcaccgaaagaaaccgtgatgcctattagaaatcccatagcgatgcagacagagccagcacgtttgccaatcaccttaaaaatatcttccaaccaaatccggccactagtgtcTTTACTTTGcagactttaccatatgagcctcagcttcaacatgaaccaatcgagtttcgcccaaacgaaatcgctaatatcatcaaaaaccaactaaatccgaaaaaatcaccaggctgtgacctcataactcccaaaatgatcattgagcttccatattgcgccgtctgcactatcacccagctcttcaatgccatccgggaaaagaccacacaattcccacgtcgtatagacctataagcctactttcatgcttatccaaactctttgagaaatgcattctgactcgaataaatacacacctaaggatccaggaaggaatcccgtcacatcagtttgggtttcgtgaaaagcacggaacaattgagcaggtcaaccggataacagcagaaattcggaatgcattcgaaaaacgggagtactgtaccgcaatatttctagatgtctctcaagcatttgatagagtctggctagaaggtctaatgtacaagatcaagacaatgctcccttgtaatacccacaagcttttagagtcttacctttacgacagaaaatttgctgtgaggtgcaacacagatatatctgacgaattcactgttggagctggagttcctcaaggaagtgtactcggaccaacattatatgttctctacacaacAGAAATCCCGACATGctcacgactaacaacatccacgtttgctgatgatacagctattcttagccgctcaaaatgcccgatgcaagcaactgcgcagctagctcttcatctggtggatgttgaaaaatggctatcagactggcgaattaaagtaaacgaacaaaaatgcaagcacgttacgttcaccttgaataggcaaaactgcccgccccttacgctaaacaacaccctactcccgcaagcaaacgaggtaacatatctaggagtacacctcgatagaagactcacatagcgtcggcacatagaagctaaaagaacccacctaaagcttaaagccagcagccttcattggcttatcaacgctcggtctcccctttgccttgaatataaagtcctgctgtataactcggtacttaaacctatatggatgtacggctcccagttatgggggaatgccagcaatagcaatattgacatagtccagcgagctcagtggaagatcttgagaacaatcaccggggcaccgtggtacgttcgcaacgaaaacatacatcgcgacttaaacattcttccagtcaaagatgtgatcgcagaacagaaggaaaagtactttagcaagctattgtcgcaccctaaccacctggcgagaggtctaccaaggttgagcaaccaatcacgacttcgtcgcaatgacctacccacccagcgaccgtcttgaggaacgcgcaaccataatgcagtcttagtctactgttagttaaatgttaatgttaagatttgaaaacttattgttagtctcaaaattaagagaagatccaataaataaaagcaaagtttaattaaaaaaatatccatatccatatactttcaattgcttttaaaactttagacgcgtttttctcaaaacaactttttcaagtcggatctaaataaaatttttcacaaaTCTTTAAtgcaataaatacttgcggatgaacgaacgtttttttaccatttttacgggcaatagtgggctgatttttatgtaaaaatggtacctccgactttacaaccacgccaaaaattcaaaatcgcatatttttcaaaatggtttcgttcatccgcacaagaaactaatattttaagtaaatcaattcaatttttaaggCCAGACTTCAAGCACAGCAAGataacaattttttgaagcgactccggccaaCTGCCCGTCACgtgataaataataattatttcttaacaaaaaaatcctagatactctccaaatatgtatcgtgtaaaaaaattgatatattcactcagaaatgaaaaaaaacatcgcaaaaatctgtttttttcagcctctgaaaccatcctgcccccttaaaggGCAcactaaaaattttattatttttttgaaaattatttatatttatattaataataataataataataaatatagcCTTCTGTTGTATGTATGATGCTGgtgtaaaatttatttaagaatatttaGTAATTTAAGGGATTTTGTGTTGTGTATTTTTACTTACTCAAGTATGAACTCCTCTTCCCAAACAGGCTCTGGAGCTATTTTGACGCGCGTTTTGCCCACTTTAACCTGATTAAGAGAAATGCTGCAGTAAGGATGTGGTACTAATTTAAATGGTAAACGATGTGCTTCAAGTACGTGTAAATTCAGACAACGCAATTCTCGAAGACGAGAAACCTTTTTTTGAGCACGACTAAGTTGTGAATCACATTGTGCTTTCAGTGCGTTTATCCATTCTACGTAACTCTCCTGGCTAGGAGAGCAAAGATAAGTTACTGTAGCCAGGCAAGGTAGTGCTCTCTCTACAATTTGAAAGCAAAAGGGACGCTCCCATAGAGAATCGTGGCACTGATACAGATATGCACACGACAAATCAATCAGACCTttcggttttgtttttttgggattATCATAAAAACAAAGTTGAGTCTCAGATCCATCATTGATAAGAGCAAAGTAAAGTTGTTTCCATTTTGCAGTTTTATCAGATTTCTTGTTTAAATGCCCATGGTGTTtgattccttttattttctttaagcCAATTTGATCACGGCACTCACGTAGTGTTGCATAAATTTTTTCAGCGGCTTTTTCAACTACATACTGTTGATTGAACTCAGGCTGTACACCGTTGACAACAGGATGGTTCAGTGAGTGGCCTTCCACAATTTGTTCCTTACGATATCTGTTTATTACTGCATCCAAGCATTCAAAAGTACGTCCACCCATTAAATATCGCACACCTTTTTTCTCAATACGAAATCTTTGAATTTGGTTATTGATATGAAAAAAAAGCGAGTAATCGCCTGGAGAATTATCACTGGGACGAACTAAAAAACTTCCTGGTCCAGCTaaaacgaaaaaatattttattttaaaagaatttattcAATCAATTGTTGAGTTGATATAAAAGGGAGAGAGTATCATCTCTGATCccataaagaatatatattatattaccGGTCAGCATCATTATCCAAGTCGATAAagccatgtccgtctgttcaTCATGTCCGTCTGAGATGCGAGGATCTCAGTCTATGAAAGACATTGCTACAAGATTTTGCCTGAAGACTTCTATAATATCCACTTAGATCAAGTCATGCGTCAAAATGATGACACGTCCTCAGCcaacaaagaaacaacaacaaagaccTTTACACTTAAATTTGGCTTCCCCACTTAAATGTTTCAGTTGTCAAAACCATACacaaatttgacaaaaaaaaaattctaaataaaactagaaaggaaagcttacttcgggcggaaccgaagtttatatacccttgcagttaaggttgtgccatttccgatcgttcagttagatgacgtctataggatatagtcggccgatccttatgaagtTTTGCAGATCGGCCAATTTGGCTGATTATAtggcccaaaatggaatccgtagaaagtcacaaccctctaacttaaaaaacaccaattaATAacactataattattattaatatttatttttatttatggtaaTTTGTGTTGCAGtagaaaatcataattttttcaaGGAAGCTACTTGTAAAGCCTTGGCGTTTATCACCACAATTCCATTGCTCTTGACAATGGAAGGCCCCTCGCTTCCATGGAAGTTATTATTTCGGTAATTCTATTAAAATtcgattttataaatttaaaatcctGATGTTGAGGATTTCTCATCTGGTTTTTGTTGCCctgtgtattttttaaaaaaattggatgAATGGATATTTGATGCTTTTGACCTGTTATGAAAAGCAGTAGTAATGTGCTGCtgcaattataaaaaattagaatGATACAAAACTTTAGGACTAAATGTCACCCTTTTTTCACcaattttacaaaatgcatcattttcgaaatttaattgcatattttttgcatattttttgaataatttgtgcatatttattgcatatattttgcatatttatacccttgcagagggtatataattttggtcaaaagtatgcaacgcagtgaaggagacatctccgaccctataaagtatatatattcttgatcaggatcacctcctgagtcgatataagcatgtccgtctgtccgtctgtccgtctgtctgtctgtccgtctgtctgtctgtctgtcggtttctacgcaaactagtctctcagttttggagctatcgagttgaaactttgcacacatccgttttttccttgcaggtagtatataagtcggaacggccgggatcggccgactatatcctatagctgccatataactgattgatcggaaatgctataacttcgttgatttttaagatagagggtagggactttccacacatgttatatttgaccaaaatatcttatgtacaaaatttcataaggatcggccgactatatcctatagctgtcatagaacgatcggaattggcataactttggtgttttttaagttagaaagatgggatttggtacagattctattttggacaaaagaatttgatttgccaaatttcatgaggatcggtcgactatatacgatctgctatatatctaataatataagatgggtggcgccacctagcggactgcgactcaactgcaagggtatttaaacttcggctccgcccgaagttagctttcctttcttgttttaatatatatttaaaattctaacatttgaaaaatgtaatgtcaaaatacaaaatttggcatcaaatggataaaaaataagaaaacatgCACATTCCGAGGTCTACTTATATGGACCCAGGGGTGATCTAGTCAAGAATATATACGAGGGTTGCTATATTTATTTCTGGCCTAATAATTAGAATGAgaatatttatgattaaaaatggttttattgtttttcaaagTATTATCCAGCAAGACTAATTCACTTTTGCATGCGCTCTAACCAATTGTCGAAGCACTTTGTCCACTCCGATTGAGACACCTCTATAACATGGTTTTTGAACGCTTTAAAAGCATTTTCTGGCGTCGAAAATCGTTGATAACGCATTTTTCTCTTGATGTGCGGGAATAAAAAGAAGTCATTGGGTGCCAAGTGAGGGATGTATGGCGGATGTCCCATCAATTCGACATTTTGGCCGGTCAAAAAGGCGCTGGTTTGAGCTGATGTGTGAGAGCTCGCATTGTCATGGTGCAGAATGATCCGTCTTCTCTTGATCGTTTTTCGAATTTCACCGAAGATTTCAGGCAAACAAATTGTGGTGTACCACTCAGAATTGACCGTCATACGTTGCACAAGCGGAACTGTCGCCACATGACCTGTTTTACCGATGAAACAGGCCACCATTTGCTTCGAAATGCTTCTTCCACGAACAACTTTCGTTGGATTTGGCTCGTCTTCGATGACCCACGCGGTctattgttgttttgtttgggGCTCATAAGCATGGATCAATGATTCGTCACCTGTGACGATCTTATAAACGTCTTTGAAACACCGcgattgtattttttcaaattttttttgcatcaATCCACACAAGACTTTTTTTGAGCGATTGTCAAATTGTGCGGGATCCAACGAAAGCAATTTTTTGCATTATTTTGCATTATCAGTTCATGCACGGCGTAATTGTTCTCTGGAACAACGACTGTGTTTGGACGACCTTCGTCTTCGAGCGAGCGTCGGCCACGATTGAATTCATTATACCAGTTTTTCACAGTGCTTTAAGATGGTGCTCTTTCGCCATACAAAGATTTAAGTTCATCGATGCACTATTATCGTGTTAATTCACTTCGAAAGccgtaaaataaattaattccattttctgccaaattgattttttcaacTGTAAACAACACAAATAATGAAAACGTCATTTGGCGCCAGGCAACACTTAGTACGGCCTaggccagaaatatatatagcaaccCTCGTAAGCTTTTGACACTATCTTTTCTTTTGACTGGATCATCCCATGTCAAATTTTTTCCAAAGCGTTCACTGTTGATCCGACCGCTCACACACTTGACCACCATAAGCCAGACGGATTCTTGCCAACCATGCTTCCATGCTTGGAAGTTCATAAACCATGCTTGGAGTTTTTATCACTAGAGCAGTTTTAGATGATCGATTCATTATGCAATTAGCCATTTGAATCGCTTCTGCCCAAAACGACTCTAAGTCCACATGTACGAAGCATATTTATCGCCATATCCACAAGAGTCCGGTTAACTCGCTCCGCCACTCCATTTTGCTGTCGAGTAAATCGTATGTTACTGTTATCTGTCGCTTGATTTCATTGGTCCTAAGAAAATCGTTGAAACGTTTGTTGTTGAATTCGCCGCAGTTGCACTTCTTAATTCCTTTTTCTTCAATCCTGTTTGCAGCTCTGCCATACTTTTGAACTGTACAAACTTGAACCTTCTCCAAACCTGATACCATTCCTTTTTCACGAATTTGCACAATTCAGATGACCATATCTATTATACCAAACTACCGCATTGTCCTGGTCTGACAAATTCACATCCTCGGTACAAGGTGTGTAACGTGTCAACAATTTACGGGCTCAACACATACGCGCCG
Encoded here:
- the LOC6502898 gene encoding ras GTPase-activating protein 1 isoform X3 — protein: MADLLQLTSIDVIQKETPDSPTEFSDDGHLTTLGGMGGLGVGVTGVMDLSDLGQELDQDEFDGLHMLNGERPAIIAPPESEWYHGRLDRYSAELRLRGSSKLGSYLVRESDRKPGSYVLSYYGRTGINHFRITAVCGDFYIGGRQFISLSDLVGYYTSCSDLLKRERLVIPVAPPEPVNDKKRVVAILPYTKMPETDELSFQKGDIFFVHNDMGDGWLWVTAHRTGEQGMIFRELVDDLDVSIDPNTVFPWFHPNCTKNEAVDMLVKAGPGSFLVRPSDNSPGDYSLFFHINNQIQRFRIEKKGVRYLMGGRTFECLDAVINRYRKEQIVEGHSLNHPVVNGVQPEFNQQYVVEKAAEKIYATLRECRDQIGLKKIKGIKHHGHLNKKSDKTAKWKQLYFALINDGSETQLCFYDNPKKTKPKGLIDLSCAYLYQCHDSLWERPFCFQIVERALPCLATVTYLCSPSQESYVEWINALKAQCDSQLSRAQKKVSRLRELRCLNLHVLEAHRLPFKLVPHPYCSISLNQVKVGKTRVKIAPEPVWEEEFILEA